A single window of Nicotiana sylvestris chromosome 3, ASM39365v2, whole genome shotgun sequence DNA harbors:
- the LOC104238964 gene encoding uncharacterized protein: MNTSKSQTTKGESTSKSAKPVYVPPGSLVRGRGQSFSVLGSVRVNAEQRGLIGKSKTFSVLASDQNKITHNDSFAPLCFEPILEGDAPLPHHEEVMQGTQREPCESEKAKKVRGTNRCKNAAGLKVGEKLSVAFLSLHH, encoded by the exons ATGAATACATCAAAATCTCAGACGACTAAAGGGGAATCAACTTCAAAGTCTGCGAAGCCTGTGTACGTTCCACCTGGTAGCTTAGTAAGGGGACGAGGGCAAAGCTTTAGTGTATTGGGATCTGTAAGAGTAAATGCTGAACAGAGAGGTTTGATTGGCAAAAGTAAAACTTTTAGTGTATTAGCTTCTGATCAGAATAAGATAACTCATAATGATAGTTTTGCGCCTCTTTGTTTTGAACCAATATTGGAAGGTGATGCTCCCCTTCCTCATCATGAAGAAGTGATGCAAGGCACTCAGAGAG AGCCATGTGAATCTGAAAAGGCAAAAAAAGTGAGAGGAACGAATAGGTGTAAAAATGCTGCAGGACTCAAAGTTGGAGAAAAGTTGAGCGTTGCTTTTTTGAGCTTACATCATTAA